Proteins from a genomic interval of Megalopta genalis isolate 19385.01 unplaced genomic scaffold, iyMegGena1_principal scaffold0020, whole genome shotgun sequence:
- the LOC117224719 gene encoding uncharacterized protein LOC117224719, with amino-acid sequence MNDSQINLPEYKLLRKHLYAVVEHLDTCETYRFAVGVYGPYGSGPLSFAHHVHTSFNPRAAPTDVRVLPSDKDDTITIIWAASCHVIDSPIAYTITVTELTLNKHFAVTLPPTDKTIMNHTFNSINYGSTYNIVIATDVENAVPSRPVIYTAIAIPPPHQLLIVPEKSAYVLFWQEHDLPGDLENSKYHYEILVMEGSKKMNESTATIFKVHNVCEAYLIVLKSYLSLSNCFRIMLIYTVYGLIRNT; translated from the exons ATGAATGATTCGCAAATTAATCTTCCAGAATATAAATTGCTCAGGAAACATCTGTACGCGGTAGTCGAGCATCTAGATACTTGTGAGACATATAGGTTTGCGGTTGGAGTTTATGGACCGTATGGTAGTGGTCCTTTGAGCTTTGCACATCATGTGCATACGAGTTTCAATCCACGTGCCGCACCAACAGATGTACGTGTACTGCCGTCTGACAAGGATGATACTATAACTATTATTTGGGCTGCCAGTTGTCATGTAATCGATTCGCCTATCGCATATACG ATCACTGTCACTGAGCTAACGTTGAATAAGCATTTTGCGGTAACTCTGCCACCAACAGATAAAACAATAATGAATCACACGTTTAATTCTATAAATTATGGCAGCAcgtataatatagttatagccACGGACGTTGAAAATGCCGTGCCAAGTCGACCGGTCATCTACACGGCCATTGCGATACCGCCACCCCATCAGCTGTTGATTGTACCCGAGAAGTCGGCGTACGTTCTGTTTTGGCAGGAGCATGATCTACCTGGAGATTTGGAGAACTCGAAGTACCATTATGAAATTTTAGTGATGGAAGGAtcgaaaaaaatgaacgaatccACTGCTACAATCTTCAAGGTTCATAACGTGTGCGAGGCTTACCTTATTGTTTTAAAAAGTTACCTATCTTTGTCAAATTGCTTTAGAATAATGCTTATTTATACAGTGTATGGTTTAATTCGGAACACGTAG